CCCGCCTCGGCCCGATGTGCCCCGCGACCGGACACTCGGGCCAGCCCCGCCAGGACGGCGTCCCTTCCGACCGCGGTTCCACAGTCTCGCGTCCACCATGAGCCGATCCGAGGGGCGGCGATCGAGTGGGGTTCGACGGAATTCGCGCCTGTTGCAGGCCGGCAAACGGCAGGTATTGTCGGCCGCAGGGACGTCGTGTAAGAAGGGGGCGACCGCCGGCGGGGCGGCGGGGTAGCTATGGCCGAAAGTTGCACGGTCGCCTTCGGGCGCTACCTGAGGATGCTCCGGGAGCGGCGCGGCCTCTCGCTCGAGGACGTCGCGACCATGTCGCGCTCCCTCGCGGACCCCGTGGACAAGAGCTACCTGTCCCGCTGCGAGAACGGCCGATACGGGATCGGCTTCTCGAAGTCCATCACCCTGAGCCGCATCTACGGCGTCCCGAACGAGGTGCTGGCCGAGCGGATGGAGCTCGACACCGAACTCGACCGCATCGGCGGCCCCGACACCGCGGGGTTGAGCTACGCGGAGATGCAGAAGAGGGCGGTGGCGGCGATGGGCCGGGGGCTAGGGTGGGAGGCTTACGCCTACTTCAGGGACGCGTTACCATTGGCGCGCCAAGCCCCACTCTCCGAGAGCTTTCGCGACGCGACGGAGCAACTGTTGATCGGATGCATGAACGTCAGTTCCGTGGCAGCGATCCTTGGCCGTTTCCGATACTCCGTGCACGAACTCGAATACATTAGCGAAACACATTCGGTAAGTGCAAAGCATGCGCCTGCGCTGCTTGATCTCCTCTCCGCCCGCTATCGAGCCCTGCAACAGTTCGACAAAGCTAGAGATCTGGCGCGTCAGGCCGTGTTTGAGGCTGAACGTGACGGAACCACGTCGTACCTGGGATTCGTTTATTCGAATAGCGCGAGACTTGCCTGCGATGAGGGTCAACTCGCCCAGGGGCTGAAGCTGTATCAACAAGCTTTCAAAGCTCACAAGAAGGTCGGCCAGT
Above is a genomic segment from Terriglobia bacterium containing:
- a CDS encoding helix-turn-helix domain-containing protein; its protein translation is MAESCTVAFGRYLRMLRERRGLSLEDVATMSRSLADPVDKSYLSRCENGRYGIGFSKSITLSRIYGVPNEVLAERMELDTELDRIGGPDTAGLSYAEMQKRAVAAMGRGLGWEAYAYFRDALPLARQAPLSESFRDATEQLLIGCMNVSSVAAILGRFRYSVHELEYISETHSVSAKHAPALLDLLSARYRALQQFDKARDLARQAVFEAERDGTTSYLGFVYSNSARLACDEGQLAQGLKLYQQAFKAHKKVGQSEECARALLNIASTYFDQSRYRAARLAAVAAERIAAPLGMDRIRALLRILLGEIAEAENHSSLAVERWLEAADIARKVRDKILQFKAGFPLFRHLLAKGDETTARALERRLLRLSAWVPDNLEELTSFRQLSRANQPPRSRRVSRTQPPPSPMRN